In the genome of Luteitalea pratensis, the window GGAGAGCACCTCGAGCCAGATTCCGTGCGGCAGCTGCAGAACGCCTGCAGCCTGCCGGTGGCCGTGGCTGGCGCGTTGATGCCTGACGCGCACGTCGGCTACGGCCTGCCGATCGGCGGCGTGCTTGCCACCGAGCACGCGGTCATCCCCTATGCGGTCGGCGTGGACATCGCCTGCCGCATGAAGATGACCGTGCTCGACCTGCCGGTCGAGGCCCTGGAGACGCAGCGCGAACGTCTCGTGAGTGTGCTCGAACGTGAGACGTGCTTCGGCATCGGCGGCGGCTTCAGGGTGAAGCGTCAGCACGAGGTGATGGATGCGGACTGGCGGGTGACGCCGGTCACCGCGGATCTCAAGGACCGCGCCTGGAAGCAGCTCGGGTCCAGCGGCAGCGGCAATCACTTCGTCGAGTTCGGCACGCTGTCGGTGAGCGACGACGCGGTGGGACTGCCGCGCGGCACGTACCTCGCGCTGCTCAGCCACTCGGGGAGCCGCGGCAGTGGCGCGGCAGTGGCGGCGCACTACAGCACGCTCGCGCGTCGCCTGCACCCGGAGTTGCCGCAGTCGCTGGCGGAGCTGGCATGGCTCGACCTCGATACCGAGGCCGGGCAGGAATACTGGGAGGCCATGGAGCTGATGGGGCGCTACGCGGCGGCCAATCACGCGCTCATCCACCAGTACATCGCGCGGGCGCTCAACGTGGAGGTGCGGCTCGATGTCGAGAACCACCACAACTTCGCGTGGCGGGAGACACACCAGCGGCCGGATGGCACCGAGCGCGAGGTCATCGTCCATCGCAAGGGCGCGACGCCGGCGGGTGAGGGTGTCGTCGGCATCATTCCGGGATCGATGGCCACGCCGGGGTACGTGGTGCGCGGCAAGGGGTCGACAGCATCGCTGCTGTCGGCGGCGCACGGCGCCGGCCGGCGCATGAGCCGCACGCAGGCGCGCAAGACGCTGTCGTGGCAGGACGCGCAGGCGCTGCTGCGCGAGCGCCAGGTCACGCTGCTCTCGGCGGGACTGGACGAGGTGCCGATGGTCTACAAGGACATCGACGAGGTGATGGCGGCGCAGCAGGACCTGGTCGAGGTCCTGGCGCGGTTCGATCCGCGCCTCGTGAAGATGGCCCCAAGCGGCGAGCCGCCCGAGGACTGAGTCCTACCACCGGTTTGCGAATTGCCCGACGCCCGGGCTACCGCGCAATTCGCAATGCGCACGAGGCGCTCGGCCGCCCAGTGATGGGTGATGCCGGGCGCCTCGCGGGGCGCCATCACGAGTACGACTGCCTTCTCACCGCGTCGGCGGTCATCGGTCTCGAGGTTGGTGACTGGGGAACTCGCGGCTCGACAGGGACAGAGTCGCTGGCCGATACTCGCGCCAGCGAGCACGCCACCTGCATCGGCGCTGCGCCAGGACTCACCATGTTCCGTCCCATCCTGATTTCCACCATTGCGTGGGCCGCATGCGCGCTCGTCGGCGCGGGCTCGGCGTTCGCGCAACCCTCCGCCCGCCGCCCGAATGTCCTGCTGATCATGGCCGACGACCTCAGCGACGACATCGGCACGTTCGGCCATCCGCAGGTCAGGACGCCGAACCTCGATCGATTGGCGGCGCGCGGTGTCCGCTTCACACGGGCCTACGCTCAGTTCCCGCTCTGTAGCCCGAGTCGCGTGTCGATGTTGTCGGGGCTGCGCCCGGACACGACAGGCGTCCACGATCTGCAGACCGACTTCCGCACCATCCACCCCGACCTCGTCACGTTGCCGCAGATGTTCAGGCGGGCCGGGTACGTGTCGGCGCGTGTCGGGAAGATCTATCACTACGGCAATCCCGGGCAGATAGGAACGCCGGGGCTCGACGATCCGGCCTCGTGGGATCACACGGTGAACCCCCGCGGCATCGACAAGGACGAGGAGCCGATGCTGACCAACTTCACGCCGCAGCGCCAGGGCTTCGGCAGCGCGTTGGCCTACTACGCATCGCCTGCGCCAGACGAGGCGCACACCGACGGCAAGGTGGCCAGTGAGACGATCGCCTTGCTCGAGCAGCATCGCGACCGGCCGTTCTTCCTCGCGGCCGGCTTCTATCGCCCGCACTGCCCGTTCATCGCCCCCGCGAAGTACTTCAGCCTCTATCCGCTCGAGGACGTGCGCCTGCCGCCGCCGATCCCACGCCCGGCCGACGTGCCGAGCCCGGCATGGTTCACCAACCCTCCGCACTGGGGCCTCGACCAACAGCAGCAGCGGCTGACCCTGCGCGCGTACTACGCGTCGATCTCGTTCCTCGACGCCAACGTCGGCCGCGTGCTCGATGCCCTCGAGCGTCTCGGCCTCGCCGACAACACCATCGTCGTGTTCGTGAGCGACCACGGATATCACCTGGGCGACCGGGGGCAGTGGATGAAACAGACGCTGTTCGAGCGCTCTACTCGTGCGCCGCTGATAATCGCGGGTCCTGGTGTCGCGGCACGTGGTGCAGCGAGCCCGCGGATCGTCGAGTTCCTCGACATCTACCCGACACTCGCGGCGCTTGCGAGGCTCACCCCACCCGCCGGCCTGCACGGTCGCTCGCTGGGGCCGCTCCTCGCGGATCCGCAGGCACCCTGGGACCATCCGGCGGTGTCACAGGTCCGCCGCGGCGCCGTGCCCCAGACGTTCATGGGATACACCATCCGCACCGGCCGATGGCGATACACCGAGTGGGATGGCGGCGCTCGAGGGACGGAACTCTACGACGCCGAAGCCGATCCTGATGAACTGCGCAACCTGGCCGCAGATCCGGCACATCGCGCCACGGTGACCGACCTGCAGCGCCGCCTGCGCCAGATGATTGCCGACGGCGTCCGACGGCACTGAGGCCAGCGCCCCGGCTGATCGCGCTACACGACGCGAGAACGCCCGCCGGTCCGGAGCAGGACTGCGCTTGTCCGGACCCCTCTACTCGTGCCGAAGCGCGGCGAGCGGATCGACGTGGGCTGCCGTCCGCGCCGGCACGAACGCGGCGAGCATCGCCACCAGCGCGAGAATCGCAGCCGCGCCACCCATGACCCACGGCTCGTAGCGGTCGAGACCGAAGAGCACCTGGTCCAGCACCGCTCCCGCAAGGCGTGCCGCTCCCAGGGTCAGCGGGATCCCGATGGCAACACCGATGACGGCCAGCATCAGCGCCTGGCGCACGACCATGTCGACAACGGTCGCGCGCCTGGCACCCAGCGCCATGCGCAGGCCGATCTCCGCCGTGCGCTGCACGACTGCGTACGCCATCGTGCCGTAGAGGCCGATGGCCGCGAGGATCATCGCGATCGCTCCCAGCAGTGTCGAGAACGTGGCAAACAGCGTTTCGCGGGCGAGCGACTCTTCGACCTGCTCGGCCTGCGACTTGACGTCGAACAGCGGCAAGGTCGGGTCGAGCTCGCGCATCGCGCTGCGGACCGCAGGCGCCAGCGCCAGGGGCTCGCCAACCGTGCGTACGGCGACGTTGGCCTGGCCCGGCGCGTCCTGCTGGATCGGTACGTACACCGTCGGCGTCATCGGGCTACGCAAGTCCGTGTACTTGGCGTCGCGCGTCATGCCGACGATCTCCATGGGCGTGCCGCTCGACCCATCGCCGAACCACAGGCGGTGCCCAATCGGGTTGGCGCCGCCAAGGTGCGTGGCGGCGAAGGCCTCGTTCACCACGGCGACCGCCGGCGCGTCCGCGGGGTCGCGCTCGGTGAACGAGCGCCCGAGCAGCAGCGGAATTTCCATCGTGTCGAAGAAATTCGGCGCGACGACGTTCACCTCGGCGCTGGCATCGGCGGTCCTGGCGACCCCATCGACGGCGATGCTGTCGGCGCGGCGGCTGAACGCCAGCAGCGGATGCCGCGACACGGTGGCGGCGCGCACGCCGGGAATGGCCTTGATGCGCTCGATCATGCGTGCGTAGAGCATGGCGCTTGCCGCCGGTTCGTAACCGTTCAGTTGCGGCTGGACGCGGAAGAGCAGCAGGTCGTCGGCATTGAAGCCCTTGTCCACCGCGCGCAGGTTCCTGAGCGTCCCGGAGAAAAGGCCGGCCGCTACCAGCAGGACGAGCGACAGCGCGACCTGCGCCACCACCAAGGCGCGCGCAAGGGGCGCCGCCGACGCCCCTGTCGTGCGCCTGGTGACCTGGAACAGTTCCGTCCGCGCGACACGGATCGCGGGTGCGAGGCCGAACAGCACGCCCGTGCCCAACGCCATCGCGCCGCAGAAGCCGAAGACGCGCCAGTCGAGCCCGCTCTCGACCACCGCCGAGCCGCCCCAGGGCCGCCAGACGGCCAGGAGACTGGCCCCCCATTGCGCCAGCACCAGGCCAGCCGCGGCGCCGACAAACGCAATCAGCAGGCTCTCCGTGCACAACTGGCGCACCAGTCGGCCGCGGGCGGCGCCGAGCGCCAGGCGCGTCGTGATCTCCTTCTGCCTGGCCGCGCCGCGCGAGAGGAGCAGGGTCGCGACGTTGACACACGCGATGATCAGGACGAGCGCCGCGCAGCCCATCAGGACGAACAAGGGTTGCGCATAGCGTCGGCGCGAGTCCATGAGGCCCTGGCCACCGGGCTCTGCACGCAACGCCGACGCATCGGCAAGCGTCCGGCTGGTGTCCTCGGTGGCGTCGCCCGCATCTGTGGCGAGCGCCTGGTGCCATTCCTCGAGCATCGCCTGCTGCATCACGGGCGTCAGGTCGGCCACTGCTTGTTCTGGAGCGAGGCCCGGTCGGAGCCGGCCGATCATGTTGACCCACAGAAACGCGGGACGCGTGAGGTCGGATCGCTCGCCACCGAGCAGTGGCTCAGTCGCGAACGGCACCGTGAAGTCGGGCGACTGCGTCACGTCCAGTGTGCCGGCAAAGCCTTCACGCGTGACGCCGACGATGACGAAGGTGACCTTGTTGATGAGGATGGTCTTTCCCACGACGTTCGGATCGCGATTGAAGCGCCGGCTCCAGTGCTGGTACGTGATGGTCGCCACCGGCGGAGCGCCGGGCGTGTCGTCGGCGTCGGTCAGCGTCCTGCCGCGCGCTGCGCCGACGCCGAGCCCACGAAAGTAGTTGCCCGACACGTATTGCCCGGAGACCACATCGGCACTGCCGTCGACGACGACGTTGAGCTGCTGGAGCGGATAGAACGCGAACAGCTCGGTCAGGGCGCGGTTGGACTCTTGCAGCCGGCGGAACGTGGCATACGAGAAGGACGTGCTCGTGGCACGGCCCGTCGCCTCGTCCGTGGTCCTGACGCCATCCATGCCCTTGCGCATGCCCTGACGGCCCTCGAGCCAGTTGAACAGCACGAGTTCGTGGGGCGCCGGGACCGGCAGCGGCTTGAGCAGCAGTTCGTTCACGACGCCGAACAGGGCGGTGTTCACGCCGATGCCGATCGCCAGCGTCAGGATGGCGGCGAGCGCGAACCCGGGATTGCGGCGCAGTTGTCTCGCGGCGTAGCGCAGGTCCTGGACGGCGTCGCCGAGCCAGGGCAACGAATCCACGTCACGCGAGCGCTCGCGAGCGCTCGTCATGCTGCCGAACTGGCGGTGCGCCTCGCGCCTGGCCTCCTCCGGCGGCATGCCCGAGCGGATGTATTCCTCGATGCGCTGCTCGACGTGGAAGCGGGCTTCCTCGTCGAACGTCTCGTCCGCGTCCGAGTGCAGGAGCGTGGCGGCGAGCCGGCGAATCCATCCCATGGTGTGAACTCCTAGGCGAACCGCATGACCCTGCCGACGCCGTCGGCCAGGCGATCCCACCTGGCCTGTTCGTCACTCAGCCGCTTGTGGCCTGCACGCGCGAGGCGGTAGACACGCGCCCGCCGGTTGTTGTCCGTGATCTGCCACGACGCGGTGATCCAGCCAGCCTGCTCCATGCGGTGCAGCGCCGGGTATAGCGACCCTTCCTCCATGCGCAGGAGGTCGTCGGAGGCGCGCTGCACGTGCGCGGCGATGCCGTAGCCGTGCTCCGGGCCAAGGCTCAGCGTCTTGAGCACCAGGAGATCGAGCGTGCCTTGCAGCGCGTCGGGTTTCCTTGGAGGAGTCTGTCTCACCTAGCGATCTAGGGTAAGCCTGTACGCGGCCCGTGTCAAAGGCGTCAACGGCCTTGCCTCGGGCCTTCCCGTCTCAGGTCTCAGGTCTCAGGTCTCAAGCCTGAGACGTGACACCTGAGGCCTCGGGCGCTAGACGGATCTCACGGGAGCGTCGCTGCGAACGCTCGCACCTCCCGAAGCACGTCGGCTTCGTTCGACAGGAACATGTACAGGTTGGCGCCAGGCAGTTCCACGATCCGTGCGGAAGCAACGCCAGCGAGCAAGTCGTGTTGCCAACGCGAGAGAATCGCCCGGCGGCCTGCGTAGGCCAGGTCCAACGCCGCACGCTCTTCGTCGTTCTGCGGCGGATAGTCCAGCAACGCCTGTTCCTTCGTCACCGACCGATAGATCGCCAGGACCGGAACGCAAATTCGTGCGTAGTCGGGCCGGACCCTGTTGTCTTCGACGATCGCCTTGCGGATCGCTGTCGGTCGTCCCTGGCGTGGCGCCGCCCCGGCTTGTCTTGACAATCTAGAGGAGTCCGTTACGATGCAGGTGTCTCATCTAGTTTGTCTGGAGGAGTGATGACTGTTGATCCGGGCCCGGGAAGCCTCGTCCAGGGCACGTTGCACATGCTGATTCTGAAGACGCTGACGCTCGAACCGCTCCACGGCTACGGCATCGGCGTTCGCCTCGAACAGATCAGCGATGGCGGATGCCGCGTCAACGGGGGGTCGCTGTTCCCGGCGTTGAGTCGACTGGAGCGCGACGGCCTGATACGCGGAGAGTGGCGGGTGACCGAGAACAACCGTCGCGCGAAGTATTACCACCTCACGCCCCAGGGCCGGGCCCAACTCAAGCGCGAGACGCGACAGTGGGAAGCGCAGACCACCGCCATCGCCAGGATCCTCGCGGCAACACCGGGACAAGTGTGATGGCGGCCGTGCAGCGCTTCATTGGCGGCGTGAAAGCCCTCCTTGGCGGCAGGCGCGCCGAGCAGGACCTCGACGACGAGGTCCAGGCATACCTGGTCTCCTCCATCGAGGCGAAGGTGCGCGCGGGCATGACACCCGAAGATGCGCGTCGAGCGGCGCGCGTGGAACTGGGCAGCATCGATGCCGTGAAGGAGCAGACCCGCGAGGTCGGCTGGGAAAGCACTGTCGAACACGCTTGTCGGGACGTGCGCTATGCGTCGCGCACGCTGCGTAAGTCGCCGGCGTTTTCCGCGGTGGTCGTGCTGACGTTGACGCTGGGCATCGGCGCCAATACGGCCATCTTCAGCGCCGTCAACGCGATCATGCTGCGCGCGCTCCCCGCCGACCGGCCGGAGGAACTGATCTCCGTGACGGCGCTGTATCCAGACGGCCGAGAGCCGTTCTCTTACGCCGCCTACCGTACCATCGCGGCCGATGGGGCACATCTCGCCGACGCGCTCGCCGCGTCGCCGGCCCGCCGTGAGGCGGTCGCGTTCGACGGCCCGCCCGAGGCCGTCGATCTGAAGTGGGTGTCCGGTAACTACTTCACGACGCTTGGCGTGACCACGTCGGTCGGCCGGCCCTTGCTCGCCTCCGACGATCTGCAACCGCCTGGCGTCGGGGTGGCCGTCATCAGCGACGCGTTCTGGACGCGACGCTTCGGTCGCGACCCGGCCGTCGTCGGCCGTACCGTTCGCTTGAAAGGCACGCCCTTCGTCGTCGTCGGAGTCGGGCGCCGCGGCTTTGCCAGCGAGACTCCCGGCGAGAGCGTCGACGTGTGGATGCCGCTCTCGGCCCAGCCGAATGCGCCGCAGTGGTTGTGGACCGGGCACAGCACGACGTGGCTCAGCGTCCTTGCTCGCCGGCGCCCCGGTGTGGACCTCGTGCAGGCGCGCGCCGGGCTGGAACCCGTATACGAACGCATCCGGGCCGACGTGGCAGCGGGGACCGACAGCGCGGAGTTCAGGCGGAGCGTGCTCGAAAGCCGTCTCGGGGTATCGGAGGCAAGCCAGGGCATCTCGCGGTTACGCGACAACCTCACGACGCCGCTGATGCTCCTCATGGGCATCGTTGGACTGGTGCTGCTCGTCGCCTGCGCGAACGTCGCCAATCTCATGCTGGCCAGGGCTGTCGCACGCCGCCGTGAGATCGCCATGTGTCTCGCGCTCGGTGCAGGCCGGTCGCGGCTCATCGGCCAGGGCATGATCGAGGCCCTGCTGCTTGCGGGGCTCGGAGGGATTGGTGGGTTCCTGCTGGCAATCTGGGGGACGTCAGCCCTGTCGTCGCTGCTGTCCGGGGTCCTGCCCGTCGCGATCGACATCAGTCCCGACGGACGCGTCCTGCTGTTTGCGGGGCTGATCTCGTGCGGCACAGCCGTGCTGTTCGGCTTCATGCCGACACTGGCTGCGAGCAGTCTCGACCCGCTTGGCGTCCTCAGGAGCGGAGGAGCCGGCGGCCGCGGGGCCTCCCGCATTCCTTTCGGCCGTACACTCGTCGTGACGCAGATCGCGGTCTCGCTGGTGCTCCTGGTGGCGGCGGGCTTGTTCGTGCGCAGCCTGATGTCGCTGAGGGAGGTGGACCTTGGTTTCGATCCCGGGCAGGTCGTGCTGTTGCGCGTGAGCCCGCCGGCTGACCAGCAACCGGTTCCTCCCGAGACGAGGCGGCAGCTGTATCGGGAACTGCTGGAACGTGCGGCCCGCGTGCCTGGCGTGGCCGGCGCGAGCGCGACGTTCTCTGGCCTGCTGTCCTCAGACACGTGGCGCAACGTCATCGCCATCGAGGGCGTCACGCCACCTGACGGGCAGACGCTGCGATCGGTCGTCAACGCGGTCACGCCGGCCTACTTCGACGTCCTGCGGATCGATCTGCTCGGCGGGCGCCACTTCACGGACGACGATCGCGAGGAAGCGACGAAGGTCGTCATCGTCAACGACGCGTTCGCCCGTCGCCATTTCGGCGGCGTGGATCCGGTTGGCCGGCGTGTCGGCCTTTGCCGCAGCGAACCGTGCGTGCCCGCGACCACGACCATGATGGAGATCGTCGGCGTGGTGGAAGACGCGAAGCATGCCGATCTGCGCGCGCCCGCGGCGCCGATTCTGTACGTGCCCTTCGCGCAGACCGAGCAGAACCTCCGCGAGATCCAGGTTCGGACGGCGGGTGACGAGTCGACGGTGGCGTCGACCCTCTACCGCGCACTTGCCGACGTGGATCCCAGGCTGACGATCGTGGGGATGACGACCGCACGTGACCGTGTCGATGCCGCGCTCGCGACCGAGAACATGGTGGCCAGGGTCTCGTCCGCCTTCGGACTGCTGGCGCTGGCGCTCGCCGCGGTCGGCCTGTGCGGTCTGGTCGCCTACATGACGACGCAACGCACCCAGGAGATTGGCATTCGCATGGCACTGGGTGCGGGCCGACGGGACGTTCGCCGGCTGGTGCTAGGCAACACCGTTCGTCTCGTGGCGCTCGGAGCCGCGCTTGGCATCCCGGCGGCATTGGCACTGACTCGACTGCTGTCGGACCTGTTGTATCAGGTGGAGCCCTACGATCCCGTGGTCCTGTCTCTCAGCCTCGGCGTGCTGGCCTGTGTGGCACTGATCGCGGGCTACCTGCCGGCACAGCGCGCGGCCAGGGTCGATCCGATGAAGGCACTGCGGGTCGAGTAGGTCGTT includes:
- a CDS encoding RtcB family protein; this translates as MKNRALVAMGIPAGPCAEEAKRVIAEAHAAGSTVRAAGDTLQSIIASPDAYLDDARYGVLASHLKAHQVAAKAFTPRQSVAPYRIWGEHLEPDSVRQLQNACSLPVAVAGALMPDAHVGYGLPIGGVLATEHAVIPYAVGVDIACRMKMTVLDLPVEALETQRERLVSVLERETCFGIGGGFRVKRQHEVMDADWRVTPVTADLKDRAWKQLGSSGSGNHFVEFGTLSVSDDAVGLPRGTYLALLSHSGSRGSGAAVAAHYSTLARRLHPELPQSLAELAWLDLDTEAGQEYWEAMELMGRYAAANHALIHQYIARALNVEVRLDVENHHNFAWRETHQRPDGTEREVIVHRKGATPAGEGVVGIIPGSMATPGYVVRGKGSTASLLSAAHGAGRRMSRTQARKTLSWQDAQALLRERQVTLLSAGLDEVPMVYKDIDEVMAAQQDLVEVLARFDPRLVKMAPSGEPPED
- a CDS encoding sulfatase; this encodes MGDAGRLAGRHHEYDCLLTASAVIGLEVGDWGTRGSTGTESLADTRASEHATCIGAAPGLTMFRPILISTIAWAACALVGAGSAFAQPSARRPNVLLIMADDLSDDIGTFGHPQVRTPNLDRLAARGVRFTRAYAQFPLCSPSRVSMLSGLRPDTTGVHDLQTDFRTIHPDLVTLPQMFRRAGYVSARVGKIYHYGNPGQIGTPGLDDPASWDHTVNPRGIDKDEEPMLTNFTPQRQGFGSALAYYASPAPDEAHTDGKVASETIALLEQHRDRPFFLAAGFYRPHCPFIAPAKYFSLYPLEDVRLPPPIPRPADVPSPAWFTNPPHWGLDQQQQRLTLRAYYASISFLDANVGRVLDALERLGLADNTIVVFVSDHGYHLGDRGQWMKQTLFERSTRAPLIIAGPGVAARGAASPRIVEFLDIYPTLAALARLTPPAGLHGRSLGPLLADPQAPWDHPAVSQVRRGAVPQTFMGYTIRTGRWRYTEWDGGARGTELYDAEADPDELRNLAADPAHRATVTDLQRRLRQMIADGVRRH
- a CDS encoding ABC transporter permease, translating into MGWIRRLAATLLHSDADETFDEEARFHVEQRIEEYIRSGMPPEEARREAHRQFGSMTSARERSRDVDSLPWLGDAVQDLRYAARQLRRNPGFALAAILTLAIGIGVNTALFGVVNELLLKPLPVPAPHELVLFNWLEGRQGMRKGMDGVRTTDEATGRATSTSFSYATFRRLQESNRALTELFAFYPLQQLNVVVDGSADVVSGQYVSGNYFRGLGVGAARGRTLTDADDTPGAPPVATITYQHWSRRFNRDPNVVGKTILINKVTFVIVGVTREGFAGTLDVTQSPDFTVPFATEPLLGGERSDLTRPAFLWVNMIGRLRPGLAPEQAVADLTPVMQQAMLEEWHQALATDAGDATEDTSRTLADASALRAEPGGQGLMDSRRRYAQPLFVLMGCAALVLIIACVNVATLLLSRGAARQKEITTRLALGAARGRLVRQLCTESLLIAFVGAAAGLVLAQWGASLLAVWRPWGGSAVVESGLDWRVFGFCGAMALGTGVLFGLAPAIRVARTELFQVTRRTTGASAAPLARALVVAQVALSLVLLVAAGLFSGTLRNLRAVDKGFNADDLLLFRVQPQLNGYEPAASAMLYARMIERIKAIPGVRAATVSRHPLLAFSRRADSIAVDGVARTADASAEVNVVAPNFFDTMEIPLLLGRSFTERDPADAPAVAVVNEAFAATHLGGANPIGHRLWFGDGSSGTPMEIVGMTRDAKYTDLRSPMTPTVYVPIQQDAPGQANVAVRTVGEPLALAPAVRSAMRELDPTLPLFDVKSQAEQVEESLARETLFATFSTLLGAIAMILAAIGLYGTMAYAVVQRTAEIGLRMALGARRATVVDMVVRQALMLAVIGVAIGIPLTLGAARLAGAVLDQVLFGLDRYEPWVMGGAAAILALVAMLAAFVPARTAAHVDPLAALRHE
- a CDS encoding PadR family transcriptional regulator; translated protein: MRQTPPRKPDALQGTLDLLVLKTLSLGPEHGYGIAAHVQRASDDLLRMEEGSLYPALHRMEQAGWITASWQITDNNRRARVYRLARAGHKRLSDEQARWDRLADGVGRVMRFA
- a CDS encoding PadR family transcriptional regulator, translating into MTVDPGPGSLVQGTLHMLILKTLTLEPLHGYGIGVRLEQISDGGCRVNGGSLFPALSRLERDGLIRGEWRVTENNRRAKYYHLTPQGRAQLKRETRQWEAQTTAIARILAATPGQV
- a CDS encoding ABC transporter permease; its protein translation is MAAVQRFIGGVKALLGGRRAEQDLDDEVQAYLVSSIEAKVRAGMTPEDARRAARVELGSIDAVKEQTREVGWESTVEHACRDVRYASRTLRKSPAFSAVVVLTLTLGIGANTAIFSAVNAIMLRALPADRPEELISVTALYPDGREPFSYAAYRTIAADGAHLADALAASPARREAVAFDGPPEAVDLKWVSGNYFTTLGVTTSVGRPLLASDDLQPPGVGVAVISDAFWTRRFGRDPAVVGRTVRLKGTPFVVVGVGRRGFASETPGESVDVWMPLSAQPNAPQWLWTGHSTTWLSVLARRRPGVDLVQARAGLEPVYERIRADVAAGTDSAEFRRSVLESRLGVSEASQGISRLRDNLTTPLMLLMGIVGLVLLVACANVANLMLARAVARRREIAMCLALGAGRSRLIGQGMIEALLLAGLGGIGGFLLAIWGTSALSSLLSGVLPVAIDISPDGRVLLFAGLISCGTAVLFGFMPTLAASSLDPLGVLRSGGAGGRGASRIPFGRTLVVTQIAVSLVLLVAAGLFVRSLMSLREVDLGFDPGQVVLLRVSPPADQQPVPPETRRQLYRELLERAARVPGVAGASATFSGLLSSDTWRNVIAIEGVTPPDGQTLRSVVNAVTPAYFDVLRIDLLGGRHFTDDDREEATKVVIVNDAFARRHFGGVDPVGRRVGLCRSEPCVPATTTMMEIVGVVEDAKHADLRAPAAPILYVPFAQTEQNLREIQVRTAGDESTVASTLYRALADVDPRLTIVGMTTARDRVDAALATENMVARVSSAFGLLALALAAVGLCGLVAYMTTQRTQEIGIRMALGAGRRDVRRLVLGNTVRLVALGAALGIPAALALTRLLSDLLYQVEPYDPVVLSLSLGVLACVALIAGYLPAQRAARVDPMKALRVE